Genomic window (Nitrospinota bacterium):
TTTAATTCCGAGACCTTATTTAAACTCTAAAATAGATTTAAATGGATTGATCAAAGGAAAAAGAAAAGATGGTTCTTTTCGCTTCTTTGGTTGGATCAATTTCGATAATAAAAATACAGAAACAAAGTTATCAGTTAGAGGACTCGATTTAAAACTCCTTGAGCCATACTACAAAAAAAATGTTAAAACAAGGATAGAATATGGGTTATTAGATGCTAATTCTCTTATTAAGATTAAAGATGCGAAACTCAATGCTCCAGGAATAATTCGTTTGAGGGAGTTGAAAATCAAGCCCGATTCACATAACCGGAAATTTTTAGGGGTTTCATCTCATCGTCTTCTTACATTCTTAAAAGACAATAATGGTTCTATTGATTTGGAGTTCAATATAGAAGGTGATATAAGAAATCCAAGGTTCAGCATAAGGGATTCTTTAATCAGGAAATTGGGAGAATCTATCGGTAGAAAATTAGGAAGCCCTATAACGGCAGCAGAAAAGGTTGTTAAAAAAACAGGCAAAAAAGGAGCAGAGATTTTAAAGGGGCTTGAATCGGCTGCTAAAAAGGTAGAAGGATTCTTAAAGAGGCTGATAAATCCAAAAGGAGGTGATTAAACATGGATATGCTTTTAACAGATATTAAGGGATTTGATGAGTTAACTGGTGGTATACCAAAAGGGACGAGGACAATTATTATTGGCCCATCAGGTTCGGGCAAAACAGTTTTTTCCATGCAGTTCTTATGGACCGGGTTAAAAAACAGTGAAAGGGTTTCCTATAATATCTTTGACAGGCCCTTTCCCTCTTTAATGGAGTACTTTAAGTCTTTTAACTGGAAGATTGAAGAGTATATAGAAAAAGGTTTTTTTATTCCTATACAGTCCTTTACTCATCATGAGGAGTATAAAAGGGATCCGCGAATTAAATATTTTGAGTTAACTAATCTTGAAGAGATGAAGAGAATAGATTTGGAGCTTTCAGAAAAAAAGGTAACCCGACTGATTTGCGGGGATATAAGCCAGGTTATTTTTTCGTTGATTCCGATTGAGCAAATGAACCAGATTGAGAGCTGGACATCCAACTGGATATGGTTTGAAAAGGTAACAGTTATGGATGTGATATTATCAGGTTTTTTGGATGAGATAGGGAAAAAGAATTTTGACCTCAACAAGAAAGGGGCGCAGAATATTATCCATTTAAGGGTTGCCGGAAGAAAAAGGGAGATGAAAATTGAAAAGATGGAAGGTGTCCAACATCCACTGGATTGGATACCCTTTGTCATAAATGAAGGGGGGATTGAGATTCATTTGTAGGTTAAAAAAAGCAAGCGTCCTATAGTTATTGTTGATTAATTGAGTTTAATTTCCACCTCAGATTATTCATTACAGATTCAGCAACATTAGCAAGATGGTCCCCAATCTTTTCTATATTATCTACAAAATCAATAAAGAGTAGTCCGCTAATAAGCTTGCACTTTCCCTCGTTAAGCCTTTCAACATGGTTTTGTTTTAATTCTAATTGTAGCTGATTTACTCTTTCTTCTCTTTTTAGCGCCCTTTTAGCCAAGGTCTTATCGTTGTTTTCCAATGCCTTCGTAAGTTCATCAAACATATGATTGACCTCATCAGTTATGAGATGTAATTCATCGATTGCCCAATGAGTAAGGGCTGCTTTTTGATCTATTTTTCTATGGGCCAGCTCAACAATATTTTCTGCGTGGTCACCCATTCTTTCTATGTCGTTTACTGAGTGAAGAAGAACGGGTATGGTCTGGGATTCTTCACGATTAAGGGATTTTTGAGTTAATTGCACAAGATAAGCAGTAATCTCCTTCTGGAGGTTGTCTATCGTCTCCTCTTTTTGAATAACATTATCTAAAATCTTCCTGTTGTCTTCAAAAAAACCGATTACCGCCTCATCTAAGGCCTTTTTAGCCAATTCCATCATTCGAAGAGTCTCCTTTATCGCCTGGTTTATAGCAATCGGAGGGGTATTTAATAGGTGTTTTTCAAGATACCTTGGAGTAAAGTCTATAAATCCTTCCCTTTGCGGGACTAACTTTATGGCGGCCTTTTCTAAGAGACTTAATAGCGGGAGGAACACCACAAAGGTATTAAAAATATTGAATGCGCTGTGAGCCACAGCAATATGAAGCATAATACTGTTTTTAGTTATTTCTCCTGGTACAATAAACTCTATGAACCGCTGGTAAATTCCTGTATAGACAAGGATAAGCATGTATGAGACCCCTATCACATTGAAGAGAAGATGTGCCATAGCTGCTCTTTTTGCTGTTGTATTAGCATTTATAGCTGCTATTTGTGCGGTTATGGTTGTTCCTATATTATCTCCAAGAATAAGAGGGATAGAGGCTTCAAAGCTTATTACACCATTGAAGGCAAGGAGCTGAATCACTGCTATAGTTGCACTACTGCTCTGAAGGATCATTGTAACGATGGTTCCAACCAGAACTGCAAGGATAGGGTAGTCAGAAAATTTTAAAAATAACTCTTTCATCGCTCCACTTTCTTTAAGGGGTTGAAATACCTCCTTCATGATTGCAAGGCCCATAAAGAGGATTCCAAAACCGAGGATGACCTGGCCCCAGTATTTTATCGTTCTCGATTTGCCTAATATTGTCATTGCAAAGCCAATTCCAACCGCTGGTAAGGCGTAGTTAGTAATTTTAAAGATGGCTAAGAAGGATACCAACCATGCTGTAAATGTTGTACCTATATTTGCACCCATGATAACACTTATGGCTTGCCTCAAAGTGAGGAGACCAGCATTCACAAAGCCTACTACCATGACTGATGTGGCGCTACTGCTCTGAATAAGAAGGGTTACCAATGTCCCAATAATAATTCCAAGAAGAGGTGTTTTGGTAAGAAACTGGAGAATATCCTTCAATTTTTCTCCTGCTACGCTTCTCAGAGCTTCTGACATGAGCTTCATACCAAAGAGAAAGAATCCCAGACCACCTATCAGACCAAAAATGATGTCTGTAGCCATTTTATCTCCTTTTTTAATTCACTTATAAGCAGAATTTTATAGAGGCTTTTGATGAATTCCTATATCTTTAAAAGAGGAATATAAACCAATTTTTAATAGAATCAAAGATATATTTTTAATTCAATTCATAATAATATGCTTCCTTGAATTTTCCAATTAGCAATTATATATTTATTTTTAGAAACGTAAATCATTATAATTTTCTTAGTAAAGGGGGGATAGCAATAATGGGAAATATATTTCTCAAAAAGATTTTAATCCCTACGGATTTTTCAAAATATTCTGAAGCAGCTATTCATTTCGGTTTATCATTAGCAAAGAAATTTAATTCTGAAATCTATTTTTTGAATGTATCTCCTCCTGAATTTACGTTTTACAGCGGTATGAGGACAAGTGTTCATACAGAGGTGAAAAGAGAAGAAGAAAGAGATGTTAAGAAACATAGGGAAGAGTTAGAAGAATTCATAAAGAAATTCAACATGGAAGATTTGCGGGTTAATTACCTTGTTAAATCAGGACCTCCCTTCGTAGAAATTATTATAGCAGCTAGAGAAATCAATGCGGATCTAATCGTTATGGGAACCCACGGTAGAAGTGGTCTTTCTCATGTTATGATTGGAAGTGTCGCTGAAAAGGTTGTTAGAAAATCTCCTTGTCCTGTTGTGACCATAAAGCCAAAGGATTTAAAATTCGAGATGCCTTAGAAAATAGAAGAGAGCTTTTAGATATCCTTAAGGCATGATAATCTTATTTTTTATCCCTTTTTTTGAGAGAAGCTTGGAAGTTTTATTGGCGTCTTTTTCGGATGAATAAGCCCCTATTAATATCTTATATTTGACGGTATCTTCTAGACCTTTCGTTCTAAAAGGAAATATGAAAGGTGAGTATCCCATCGTTCTTAATTCTGAGTCTCTTTTTGAGGCTGATTTAAAAGAATCAAATGTATCTAACCCAAGAGAATATGGAAGTTTTAATGGATAGGCAGATTTCATCTTCTTTTTACTCTTTAAGTGAGATTTAAAATTCAAACACTCTTTTTGGTTTTCAAATCTTCCTATAAAAATTCTATAGTAACTTCCCTTCTTAGGAATATTAAACAACCCAAAATAAGCAGGATAGCCTTCTTTTA
Coding sequences:
- a CDS encoding Na/Pi cotransporter family protein gives rise to the protein MATDIIFGLIGGLGFFLFGMKLMSEALRSVAGEKLKDILQFLTKTPLLGIIIGTLVTLLIQSSSATSVMVVGFVNAGLLTLRQAISVIMGANIGTTFTAWLVSFLAIFKITNYALPAVGIGFAMTILGKSRTIKYWGQVILGFGILFMGLAIMKEVFQPLKESGAMKELFLKFSDYPILAVLVGTIVTMILQSSSATIAVIQLLAFNGVISFEASIPLILGDNIGTTITAQIAAINANTTAKRAAMAHLLFNVIGVSYMLILVYTGIYQRFIEFIVPGEITKNSIMLHIAVAHSAFNIFNTFVVFLPLLSLLEKAAIKLVPQREGFIDFTPRYLEKHLLNTPPIAINQAIKETLRMMELAKKALDEAVIGFFEDNRKILDNVIQKEETIDNLQKEITAYLVQLTQKSLNREESQTIPVLLHSVNDIERMGDHAENIVELAHRKIDQKAALTHWAIDELHLITDEVNHMFDELTKALENNDKTLAKRALKREERVNQLQLELKQNHVERLNEGKCKLISGLLFIDFVDNIEKIGDHLANVAESVMNNLRWKLNSINQQ
- a CDS encoding DUF748 domain-containing protein; amino-acid sequence: MVSKKKKKKGKFRYFLLFLAVITFLYITLSIYIENLIKKEISQTFGSDLLIGKMLIQPIHLKFKEVRLKDPYSKKILFKADSIFIRPHLKTILKKRLVISQIKIYKPFTTIEVSKDGKIRTPFVKLTSKKNKEKEKKRFKIYIKRIRLINGEVDFINRQTLSPYHKIQLSRLNAKIDDILIPRPYLNSKIDLNGLIKGKRKDGSFRFFGWINFDNKNTETKLSVRGLDLKLLEPYYKKNVKTRIEYGLLDANSLIKIKDAKLNAPGIIRLRELKIKPDSHNRKFLGVSSHRLLTFLKDNNGSIDLEFNIEGDIRNPRFSIRDSLIRKLGESIGRKLGSPITAAEKVVKKTGKKGAEILKGLESAAKKVEGFLKRLINPKGGD
- a CDS encoding universal stress protein, with product MGNIFLKKILIPTDFSKYSEAAIHFGLSLAKKFNSEIYFLNVSPPEFTFYSGMRTSVHTEVKREEERDVKKHREELEEFIKKFNMEDLRVNYLVKSGPPFVEIIIAAREINADLIVMGTHGRSGLSHVMIGSVAEKVVRKSPCPVVTIKPKDLKFEMP
- a CDS encoding RAD55 family ATPase produces the protein MDMLLTDIKGFDELTGGIPKGTRTIIIGPSGSGKTVFSMQFLWTGLKNSERVSYNIFDRPFPSLMEYFKSFNWKIEEYIEKGFFIPIQSFTHHEEYKRDPRIKYFELTNLEEMKRIDLELSEKKVTRLICGDISQVIFSLIPIEQMNQIESWTSNWIWFEKVTVMDVILSGFLDEIGKKNFDLNKKGAQNIIHLRVAGRKREMKIEKMEGVQHPLDWIPFVINEGGIEIHL